One genomic window of Quercus lobata isolate SW786 chromosome 9, ValleyOak3.0 Primary Assembly, whole genome shotgun sequence includes the following:
- the LOC115959143 gene encoding benzyl alcohol O-benzoyltransferase-like, with protein sequence MAVMAPSSPSLVFTVRRCEPELVAPAKPTPHEFKHLSDLDDRDSLRFQVPNIQFYRYNPSMQGRDPVKIIRDALAQTLVFYYPFAGRLMEGPGGKLMVECTGEGVMFTEADADVSLDQFGHAIHPPFPCIDELLYDVPGSGGMLDCPLLLIQVTRLRCGGFTFALRLNHLMSDAPGLALFMNALGEIAQGACAPSIPPVWQRELLNARNPPQVTCTHHEFDELVEPQSLIINPLHELACCSFFFGSTQVSAIRKKIPHHLGKYSTFEVLTAFLWRSRTIALSPNPEDQVRLIFMNNVRAILNPPLPRGYYGNAYAISLAVTTVGKLCENPLEYALELVRKAKANVTDEYVRSFIDLVVTKGRPRTTIVKSFVVSNTARVGLRDADYGWGKAVYGGLAKIFEIRSTSATTFYIEAMNSKGEHGIMVPVCLPTPAMERFVKELNSTLQDQSDGGPMSNL encoded by the exons ATGGCAGTCATGGCTCCATCATCCCCTTCTCTAGTTTTCACAGTGAGAAGGTGTGAACCAGAACTTGTAGCTCCAGCCAAGCCCACCCCTCATGAATTTAAACATCTTTCAGACTTGGATGACAGAGACAGTCTTAGATTTCAGGTCCCAAATATACAATTCTATAGATACAATCCCTCAATGCAAGGGAGAGATCCAGTGAAGATCATCAGAGATGCACTGGCACAAACACTTGTATTCTACTACCCTTTTGCAGGTAGGCTTATGGAAGGGCCTGGTGGAAAGCTTATGGTAGAATGCACAGGTGAAGGTGTCATGTTCACTGAGGCTGATGCTGATGTTTCATTAGACCAGTTTGGACATGCAATTCATCCTCCATTTCCGTGTATAGATGAGCTCCTTTATGATGTTCCTGGCTCTGGAGGAATGCTTGATTGCCCATTGTTGCTTATTCAG GTGACCCGACTAAGGTGTGGTGGATTTACCTTTGCCCTACGCCTTAACCATCTCATGAGTGATGCTCCAGGCTTAGCTCTATTCATGAATGCCTTAGGTGAGATTGCACAAGGAGCATGTGCACCTTCAATCCCACCTGTGTGGCAAAGGGAACTTCTCAATGCTAGGAACCCACCACAGGTGACATGCACACATCACGAATTTGATGAATTGGTTGAGCCTCAGAGCTTGATCATCAACCCTCTTCATGAACTAGCCTGTTGCTCTTTCTTCTTTGGATCGACCCAAGTATCTGCTATTCGTAAAAAGATACCTCACCACTTGGGTAAATATTCCACATTTGAGGTACTAACTGCGTTCTTGTGGCGAAGTCGTACCATAGCACTTTCACCAAACCCAGAAGACCAAGTGCGCTTGATATTTATGAATAATGTGCGAGCCATATTGAACCCTCCATTACCAAGAGGGTATTATGGCAATGCATATGCAATCTCACTGGCAGTAACAACAGTTGGGAAGCTTTGTGAGAACCCTTTAGAGTATGCATTGGAATTAGTTCGAAAGGCAAAAGCTAATGTCACTGATGAGTACGTTCGATCATTTATAGATTTGGTGGTGACTAAAGGCCGACCTCGTACCACCATTGTGAAATCCTTTGTTGTGTCAAACACGGCACGGGTGGGGTTAAGAGATGCAGACTATGGGTGGGGAAAAGCAGTCTACGGTGGACTAGCTAAGATTTTTGAAATCCGAAGTACTAGTGCAACTACATTTTACATTGAAGCAATGAATAGTAAAGGAGAGCATGGGATTATGGTGCCTGTGTGCTTACCAACCCCAGCCATGGAAAGATTTGTGAAGGAGCTGAATAGTACCTTACAAGACCAATCAGATGGCGGTCCGatgtcaaatttataa
- the LOC115961355 gene encoding benzyl alcohol O-benzoyltransferase-like codes for MALAPPTSLMFKVQRCKPELVAPAKPTPYEFKQLSDIDDQEGLRFQIPTIHFYKHDSSILKEIRDPVKVIREALAQTLVFYYPFAGRLREGPGRKLVVECTGEGVMFIEANADIMLEQFGDVLHPPFPCLEELLFDVPGSGGILNCPLLLIQVTRLKCGGFIFAVRLNHTMSDGAGLVQFMMAMGEMARGACAPSILPVWQRHLLQARDPTQVTCTHREYDDMASTVVVPIPLNDDMAHRTIFFGSTEVTALRRFMPHHLKQCSTFELLIACLWRCRTIALLTNPQEEVRVLCIVNARDKFNPPLPNGYYGNVILFSVALTTAGKLCKNPLGYAVELLKKAKNNVTEEYIRSVIDLMMIKGRPHFYGVGSFVVSNVTRAGFREVDFGWGKPFYGGPAKGEVGAIPGVSGFYIPSKNSKGENGIVVPIALPVQAMERFQNQLDILLAEGPFSHL; via the exons ATGGCACTGGCACCACCCACCTCTCTAATGTTCAAAGTACAAAGGTGCAAACCAGAACTGGTTGCTCCTGCAAAGCCCACACCTTACGAATTCAAACAACTTTCCGATATTGATGACCAAGAGGGTCTTCGATTTCAAATCCCAACCATACATTTCTATAAACATGATTCCTCAATTTTGAAAGAGATCAGAGACCCAGTGAAAGTCATCAGAGAAGCACTTGCACAAACACTAGTGTTTTACTACCCATTTGCTGGTAGGCTTAGGGAAGGACCTGGCCGAAAGCTTGTAGTAGAATGTACCGGTGAGGGTGTTATGTTTATTGAGGCCAACGCCGATATTATGCTTGAACAGTTTGGTGACGTACTTCATCCTCCATTCCCATGCTTAGAGGAGCTCCTTTTTGATGTTCCCGGCTCTGGGGGCATCCTTAATTGCCCATTATTGCTTATTCAG GTGACGCGTCTCAAGTGTGGGGGTTTCATCTTTGCCGTTCGCCTAAACCACACCATGAGTGACGGCGCTGGATTGGTGCAATTCATGATGGCCATGGGCGAGATGGCACGTGGTGCATGTGCCCCCTCCATCTTACCCGTGTGGCAAAGACATCTCCTTCAAGCAAGAGATCCAACTCAAGTGACATGCACACACCGTGAGTATGATGACATGGCCTCCACCGTTGTTGTTCCAATCCCACTCAACGATGACATGGCCCATCGTACCATTTTCTTTGGCTCCACAGAGGTCACCGCCCTCCGGAGATTCATGCCACATCACCTGAAACAATGCTCCACCTTCGAGTTGCTCATTGCATGCCTCTGGCGTTGTCGTACCATAGCTCTCCTGACAAACCCCCAAGAAGAGGTTCGTGTGTTGTGCATTGTCAATGCACGTGACAAATTCAACCCTCCTTTACCCAACGGTTATTATGGTAACGTTATTCTGTTCTCTGTGGCACTCACAACAGCAGGGAAACTTTGTAAGAATCCATTGGGTTACGCTGTGGAATTGCTGAAGAAGGCAAAAAACAACGTAACAGAGGAGTACATACGGTCGGTGATTGATCTTATGATGATTAAGGGTCGGCCCCACTTCTATGGGGTGGGGTCGTTTGTTGTGTCGAATGTGACACGTGCCGGATTTAGAGAGGTGGACTTTGGGTGGGGTAAACCGTTTTATGGTGGGCCTGCCAAGGGTGAGGTAGGGGCCATACCCGGAGTGTCTGGCTTTTATATTCCTAGTAAGAATAGTAAAGGAGAGAATGGGATAGTAGTGCCAATTGCCCTGCCAGTCCAAGCCATGGAAAGATTTCAAAACCAGTTGGATATATTGCTTGCTGAAGGACCATTTAGTCACTTATAA